The genomic segment AGAAATTTGAATCAGGCCTGGAAATGGTTGAAGGCGTAATATCATTTTTTATTTACATGGCAGGCCAGAAGGAAGAATGGTTTCTGCTGCTCCACAGACATCATCCCTACCGTCTGGCTGAGGTTAATCCTACCTGCCGGAATCATCTTGAGGAAATATATAATTGTTTTACAGATATTTTTGAACGCGCCATAAGGCTTGGGAAAAAAGATGGTTCTATCAGAGATATATCAACACATAAGACAGCCCTTATTGTTTTGTCAATGGTTGACGGTATTATCCGTTTTAAAACATATCAATTATATAATGCAGGAGCATTATATAATGATTTAATAGATTTATGCCGGACAATGTTAAAAGCTTAAATTTTATTTATTAACTTATTTATTATTAACAGCAGGTGGTAAAATGATCGAAAAAATTTTCCCGTTTATCGGATGGTTCAAAAACTACGGCGGTGATGCGCTTAAAGCAGATCTGATTTCAGGACTGACCGTTGCACTTGTACTTATCCCTCAATCAATGGCCTATGCACAGCTTGCAGGGCTGCCTTCATATTACGGGCTTTATGCTTCATTTCTTCCGCCCATGATTGCAGCTCTTTTTGGTTCAAGTCGCCAGCTTGCAACAGGGCCTGTGGCAGTAGTTTCGCTGATGACATCAGCCTCCCTTGAGCCTTTGGCTACAGCAGGCAGTGAAGGATATATTGCCTATGCTGTCATGCTCGCTCTTATGGTAGGAATATTTCAGCTTTCTCTGGGTGTTTTAAGACTGGGCCTGGTTGTAAATTTTCTTTCCCATCCTGTAGTAAATGGATTTACAAATGCAGCTGCTATTATTATTGCATCTTCCCAGTTCTCAAAAATGTTCGGGGTTTATGTGGACAGTTCTGAGCATCATTATGAAACAATTATTAATGTATGCAGGGCTGCAATGCACTATACCCACTGGCCTACTTTATTTATGGGAGTTCT from the Desulfonema limicola genome contains:
- a CDS encoding TetR/AcrR family transcriptional regulator is translated as MTKKDTILFAGTRLFAEKGFSDTSMAELAEINNIASATIFYHFKNKEELFLAVLKNVKNEIIQSFEEYFKTKKFESGLEMVEGVISFFIYMAGQKEEWFLLLHRHHPYRLAEVNPTCRNHLEEIYNCFTDIFERAIRLGKKDGSIRDISTHKTALIVLSMVDGIIRFKTYQLYNAGALYNDLIDLCRTMLKA